CCTTTCTTGCTCACCAGTTCTTTCTACAGTGGGATAAAATATACTCACTGGGAATGATCGGGTTTCTTTTTCACCCGTGAACAGTTCTTTTCTATTTTTGTCCTCTATGACTTTTACTGTTCGGCCGATGGCGTATTTACCATTCAAAATAAATCCCCCCATACATCTCCTAAATTTCGACCCCATTATTCTTCTTATATTTTTGATTAAAATATTTGCGGAATCCGTTGCTTAGGAGGGAAAAAGTAAAGATGGTTACTCCTATTGCCAACGCACCAGTAATCGGCATCCATGCATGTGCCCAAATATGCTTTGTGATATCCACAAAAAAGATTGGCCAAATATTCGTCGTATTGATGGCTTTATACGATCCCCCTAATTGGGAAACAAATTTCACACTGAAAAAGATTTCTACGATACCTAATTGACCAATGAGAAACATAATCCTTCCCAAATCTGAAAAAAACTGAATGATAATATGAGGAATTAAAGGAGGCAAATAATATTTTTGGATCATTCTAAAATTCGAGTTGCCTCCTACGATACCTGCTTCAATATATGGTTTTCGCGATAGCTGATTCATAAATTGATAAAAAATATCCCCCACCCTCCCAACTTCCACAAGGGCAATGACGAACATAAACAGAAGATATCTATTACTGGAAAAACTAATAAAGGGGCTTCCTACTAAAATGATAATAAAGAAAATAGGAGGCAAAAATGAAAACACCCGGTTCCAAACAAATAAAATGGTTCGGATGATCCTTGAGTAGAAACTTAGAATACCTAATGGGATGGCAAAAATATATCGGAGTACACAAATCCCTAAAACGGTTAGAAGTGTTTCTTTTGCTCCCATCAAGAGTCTGCTTAATAAATCGATGCCATTAAAATCCGTTCCAATCGGGAATTCTTTAGATGGCGGGAAAGGAGCAATTTCTAACATTCCTTCTGACGATTGCCTCATTAAATGTGGTTTTAAAGACTGGTCAACAAACGGCAAATAAGGGGCGAAAATAGAAATCAAGAAAAGAAAAACAAGCAGACTCAAACCCAGCCCTAATGATCTGTTCATCTAGACACCTCCACGTTATGTGGTGATAGGTGTGTTTTTCCTATTTGTGCAAGAATGTTGGTAAACAATATGATTAAGGTGAAGAATATTGTGTAGCCTACTGCAGAAATCCCATCGATCCCAACATTAAGACCGATTCGAAAGCTGGATCCATGGAAGACCGCTTGGAATAACCCATACCCAGCACCTTTGAAGTCCGTCAATTTTTCTACAATGAACAAATTTGACAGAACATAAAGTGTGACGGTATTGGCGTGAGATAGAATGATAGCCATGGCGTTCTTTAAAATATGTATATAAAGGATTCTAAAGCTGCCAGTACCCTTGGATTTTGCCGTCCGGATATAATCATTACCCATCTCATCCTGCAGGCTGGCATTTGTGATATTTGCGATATAAAAAATCGGATAGATCGCTAAAAACAGGATACACATCACATAATTCTCAACCTTGTCACTGCCAAAAAGATCTACATGAATGAAAAGTCCCTTATGATAAAGAAACATTAGACCAATCTGAATCATGATAATAAAAAATATATCCGGAATCGATAAAAACAGCCAAGTCGTCCCTTTCCCTAAGAAGTTTAATTTCTTATTACTCCACTGAAAATCCAGAATCCCTTTAATAATTCCAAGTACAAATCCCAAGAACAAAGCAGGAAGGATCAAGAAGGAACTTTTCTTCACTTTATCTCCAATTACAGACATATAGGATCTGCCAGGACTTTCTTCTCCTAGACCTTTATTTTCTTTAATATAAGAAATAAAAAATTTCATATTCTCCACATGGTGTTTAAAGCTGTAATTGTATTCTGCAGATTGAAACTCACCGCTCTCCCCAGCCTTAAAATTGGTATTTACCGGAAGGAACAAAATACTGATAAACAAAAATGTAGAAAAAGCCCATAATACGATTTGAATGACCACCTTTGAAAGATAGTTCACAAAACCCCTCCCATTTTTAGACAATTAGTTGGTATACGTAAATTTTTGGAAAAAGATTCATATTACTTTTTAAAAATATAGAATTTTTACTGTCATTGACACTATACTGTTAACCGCAGTATACTGTTATCAGCAGTTTACATCGATGAATGAATTGGAGGTTTTTTTATGAAACATACAGGAAGACATACAGGTGCTTTTCTATTGTTATTTTTAACGGAAGGCGACAGCTACGGCGGGCAGCTTTTGCAGAAATGTGAGGAGGAACTGCCGGTCAATCCGATCGATAGCGCCATTCTTTATCGCACGCTGAAAAAGTTAGAAAATGAAGGGGCTATTGAGTCTTATGTGGATACCATACATCATGATAAGCCGGTGAAGATGTACCGGGTCACGGAGGAAGGCAAGAAACAACTCGGGGAATTCCAAAGGGACATTGAGGAGAAAATGAGGAATTTGTCTTTCTTCCTAACGAAATACAATCATTGGCAGGAGTCCAGTCATGATTAATGGTGTGATCCTTTATGCGATTGCGCTTGTGCTCTTGAGCATTTCTTATACGAAGGATCGTCAAAAAACGAAAGGGGCACTCTTAAAAGCATGGAATATGTTTCGCAATGTTCTGCCTGATGTACTGGCCATCATGCTTTTTGTCGGGCTTTCTTTATCGATTTTGACGCCATCGTTCATTTCTTCGATGGTCGGAGAACAATCTGGGATCATGGGGGTCATTTATTCCAGCTTCATCGGTTCCATTGCACTGATCCCAAGCTTTGTCGTCTTTCCGCTTGGCGCTGCACTCGTGCACAATGGCGCAGGACTTCCCCAAGTAGCCACTTTGATGTCCACACTAATGGCGGTCGGCATCACTTCCATCCCGATGGAGCAAAAAATGTTCGGACGAAGCTTTGCCTACTCCCGCAACGCTTCTGCATTAGTGATGTCCCTTCTCTTCTCTCTGATTGTTTGGGTGGTGATGACATGAAGGAAATCAAGAAATATCGCTTTTTTATCCTGCTAGTAATAGGGCTGATCGTTTTGACTTTCATTAACAGAGAAATGGGCTGGAAGGCATTCCGGCTTACAGGAAACAGCATCGTGAATATGCTGGTGCTGCTTCCTCCTGTTTTAATTTTTGTCGGTTTGCTTGATAAATGGGTCGAGAAAGAGACACTGATCAAATATATGGGAAGTGAATCAGGTTTTTACGGCGTACTTTTCTCCCTTCTAATGGGAGTGGTCGCAGCAGGTCCCCTCTATGTGGCCTTTCCGATTGCGGCCCTTTTATTGAAAAAAGGAGCAGGCATCCGGTACATCGTGTTTTTCCTCGGTGCCTGGACAACGGCAAAACTCCCAGTGCTAGTATACGAGTTTTCCTCATTTGGAGCCCGTTTCACTTTGATCCACATCGGATTCGGGCTGGTATTTTTCTATGTGATGGGCCTCATTTTTGAAAAATTCTTTGACCACAGGCAGCTCGTAAAACTGGATATCACGGAAGAAGCCTAGAATATAAGGATACAGATGGTCTGTATCCTTTTTCCCATTTTGAAATTTTTTTAGTTTACGTGATTAAAAGTCTGAAAATTTGGGAATGATAGAGTTAACAAACCAAACAGGAGGAATTCAAAATGCTAAACACTAACTCTCTTACAATTACTGATTTTATTTCCGAGGAACAGTTTGATTTAAACAGCTATCTTTCTCAATTGGTTCATACGGAAGAGATTGCAGCCGAGGGCGTATAATTTTTTAAGTGATGATTTTCGCAGCCAGTTTTTCATTTTTAAAATGAAGATTTTCGTTGTCTTCCAGACGATAGAACGTACTGATATTTGTTTGGACAGCTGCCCAATTGTCAAATTCAATTCGACGCTTTAAATCATTGTAATGCGGACAAAAACTGCCTGTTAAAAAACCTAATCCCGGGAATTCTTCATATTTGTCTTCTTCATTCTCGCTATAGCACGTTTCGAACCAGCACATGGCTCCTGCGCTGATTCCGGCTATTATAATGCCGTTTTGATAGGCATTCCTCAATACTTGATCGAATCCTGTCTTTTTCCAAATTTCAACCATAAAGCGCGTATCACCGCCGCCTACATATATGATATCCAAATCATTCACAACCTCTTGAATATTCGGGGATTCAAAGTCCTTTATTGTTAAATGGCTTGGATTTTCTGATTGAAATGCATGATAAAACGCATCAATATATTCTTGTGCGTCATTGCTTGCTGCTGCAATAAAGGCGATATTCAACGGCCCCTGTTTCCTGGTGATTTTCACTAAGTACTCATCGATAAATGAATTTTCTTCTGTTGAGAAGCCGCCGCCTGAAATGGCGAGAATATGTGTGTCCATTGTTCTTTCCTACTTTCCTATGTATAGTCCACACCTTAACTTCTACACATTTCATCCAATCCCCTTGTTTTCTATACAAAAAAGCCTCCCCATGTAAGGAAGGCCTTCATTCTATCAATCTTTTTCATTTTATAAATTTAAACAGGCTCTAGTAGTCCCATTTCCAGACAAGTTGCAATGGATAAAGTTTTCTCCTTGGAAGGGAACTTGATCTGCATCGCGTCTCCGTCGATTTCAACAATGGTTCCCGTACCAAATACCCTGTGCTTGACGTCGTTGCCAGCCAAAAGCTCTTCTGCACGTTTGATGGCATTCGGGTTGTACGGGACGCCTTTCACTTTTCTGACCGGTTCTTTTTCACTTCTTTGACCGATGACTACGCCGCTTCTGACCGAACCTGTTCTTGGTTTCGGCGGGTCCAAAATGTATTTCACATTTCCTACGAAACGGGATTGTCCGACATTCTTCCCGTCTTTTGTACGATAAGTAATGAGTTCGAGGTCTTTTTTGGCCCGAGTCATGCCGACATAGAAAAGCCGAGTCGCTTCTTCCATCAGCAATGGATCGTCCAAATCTTCCTGAGCCGGGATGACGCCGTTCACAAGGTCGATCATATAGACCCGTTCGAATTCGAGTCCCTTTGAACTGTGAAAAGTGGAAAACGTGACAGCATTCTGCCCTTTTTTCCGCTTGGCGTTTTTAAGGACAGATTCGAGATGGCTCAGCCGTTTAGCAAAATCCTCGAGTGACTTGAGATCTGCTGCAATTTCCTCCAGCGTGTTCAAAATGCTAAGGAGATAATCCATGCGGAATCCGAGATTTTTGCTCATCTTTTCTAATGCTTTCTCATAGCCAAGCTGGTTCCTGATGGTCTGGATGGCAAGCCTCGGCTTCATTTCCTTCATATCCGCGAAAATCTTCCGGCTTTCCTTCAACGGTTTCATCTGATATTCCTTCAGCGAGGCAAATTTCAATAGGTTATCAAAGACCGACTCCCCGTTCCGGACTTTCATCAGCTCCTGCATTTGCTGCTTGCTTAAATAAGCGTTGAATTTCAAATGGATTTTCTCCAAAATATCCGGCCGTTTGTCAGTAAAGGCCATGCGCATGAAATTTTTGACGTCCTCCACCACCCAGTGAGAAAAGAACCGGTTGTCTGCATCCTTCATATAAAAAGGGATGCCAGCCCGGTCAAACTCGTTCATGAGCGAAATGGATGATGAGTTATTCCGGTATAAAACCGTCGTTTCTCCAAGCTCTTTTATCTTCTTGATTTCCTTGACCAGGTACCCAGCCTGGTCGTTGTAATCCGAAAGCTCTTTGATTTGGATATCCTGATGCGGCGGATTTTCCGTGAACATATTTTTCTCATAGCGATTTTTGTTCCGCTTGATGAACTGGTTTGCAAGCGTCACGATGTCTTTTGATGAGCGGTAATTCTGCTCCATAAAAAGGATTTCCGCGTCAGGATAGACTTTTTTGAAATCTAAAAGGTACTGCGGCTCCGCTCCACGCCAGCTGTAGATCGACTGGTCGTCATCCGCCACTACGCACAGATTTTTGTGTTCCTCCACAAGCTTTTCCATGATGGCATGCTGCACAAGCGAAGTATCCTGACTCTCATCCGTCAGCACATAGTCATAGCGCTGCTGGTACTGCCATAGCAGCTGGCGGTCGCTCCCGAGGACATCATTCGCAATCGTCAGCATGTCATCGAAGTCGACGAGAAGCTTCGTTGGATGGGATCGCTTGAATTTTTCGTATTCCTTCAGGATCCTCTCCGCTTTTGGCACTTCGCATTTCACCGTCGCCCATTCCTCACGGCCGATCATCTTGTTCTTGATATAGCTGATATATGTCGTCAGCTCTTCCATCTGGCTGTCCGTGATGTTTTCACCAACCAGCGTTTTGAAGATTTTCCGGATGATGATTTTTTTATGAAGTCCCTGCTCATCCGAAGGCAGATTTCCTTCAATTAGTTCATACGGAGTCCTCGTTTTCCGGAAGTGGTCCCTCACCACCTCAAAGGCAAAACTGTGGATTGTGGAAAAATCGACAGGCGGCAGTTCAGGGAAAAACCGCTGGAACCGCTCCAGCATATCGGACGCAGACGCCCGGCTGAACGTCACCGCTTTTATCCGTGAAGGATCCACTCCCTTCTCCTCAATTAAATACCCAATCCGCATGATGACCGTCGTCGTCTTACCCGAACCCGGCGACGCCAATAAAAGAAGCGGCCCTTCCGTCTGAAGCACAGCCTTCCGCTGTACATCATTCAAGGACACGCCCAGTTCACTCTTCTTGCGGCTGAAAAAATCCTGCATACAAAAAACCCTTTCGAAACAAATAGTTGGTTTAATTATAACGCAAATGTGGGACGTGGGGACAGGTTTACTGTCCCAGGTGAGGTAGCCGGCGTGGGACGCGGGGACAGGTTTATTGTCCCAGTCCCTGACGTGGTATGACGCTCCCGGATTCCGGCTGGCGCATAAACAGGTGATTCCCGCGCATAAAATCCATTTCCAGTTCATAGCAGGAGCGTTTTGGCGCATAAGCCAGGTAAAGTCACGCATAGACAGCCTGTTTTCGTGCATAGCCGGGGGTGAGAGGGCAAAAAGCGGTAACTTTTTAATAATTATGCGGCATTTGCTTATCTACTTTCCTTTTTGCCTACGTTAAAACCGATGATGATTCCAATTACCATTGAAAAGAGTGACTGTGTTCCAAAATCCTTCAGAATGAACCCAAGTACGAACCACGCTGTTGTCGCACCTAGTATCGTTAACAAAAGTGCTTTCATTTTTCCGCCTCCTATTTGTTTAAGTTTAACAGAAAAGTGATTTACTATAGGAAATTTTTACCTTAAACTAATTAAGAGAAGGAGTGAACTTATGATTAAAAAAGGGACAGTGCCTATTACCTTTATCATTATTGGTCTAATTGGATGGTTTCTTTATGAAAAGATGACAGCCCTTGATGGGCCTCCTATCGACACTTTTCTTACAGAGATTTCCTATAAAGATATCCAGGACAAAATCAACTCAAATGAGAGTGAGATCTTGCAGATTCAAGATGGTAAAGTGAAAGTACGTGAATATGAAAATGCTAATCATCAAAATTTCATATCCTATTCTTTTTGGATTGTTAATAAAACAAATCAAACCATATCTTTTAGGGATCGCTATTTTCTAGGAGAAGAGATGCAGCCATTTCTTGAAGGAGATAGTGCATTTGGCGCGTCTTCTAAAGATCGTTTCATTACATTGAAGCCCCATGAAAAAACGGGAATTACCGCCCCCATTGACATCAAAAAATACAACCAACTAGGTTCTGAGGAGCGACGCGTTTTCGATCAATTTAAAAACTTCCTGTACGTTGAATTTGCCTATAAGCATCATAAGCCGGAGTATTTAAAGGTGGAACTTTAGGTACATGGGGACAGGTTTTTCGTCCCCCCATACTTTCGGGTAAACTCAAGGATGGAGGGGCATTTCGGCTTGGCACCACTTCCACTTTGACTCTCTAGCTTTTCCAAAGAGTCATTCTGCCTCAATTCTATCTCTAATTTAATCCTCCGCCTGACTCGAATAGTTGAATTTCTCCACTAATCTGTCTCACCCTCTCTACAAAATTGACCCTCAATTTCTACTTTCTTGCCTTTTTTCGCTCATAGCCCATATGCATCGTATGCCAAGGAGGCTGAAATGCCCTTTCTCACTGAGACAATCGTAAAGTTTTTGGGACGCGGAACCTGTCCCCGCGTCCCACAGAATGCTATGATGGGTTAATGATCCTCTTCCTTTAGGGGCAAACAATTTGAATGCAAGCAGGTGCACTTATTTGGATATCAAACATCTACAATATTTTATCGAAGTTGCCAATTTCAATAGTTTTTCACGTGCAGCGGAAAATTTATTTATCACACAGCCGACCATCAGCAAAATGATTAAAAACCTGGAGACGGAGCTTGGGATCGAACTTTTTGAACGATCACGAAAGCAATTGACTTTGACGGATGCGGGAAAGATCATCTTGGAGCAGGCAAAATTGATCGATACTGCTTTTAAAAATCTGGAAACGGAACTGGACAATCTGACAGGGCTAAAAAAGGGGCACATTCGGATAGGTCTTCCACCGATATTCAACGCTCATTTTTTCTTGAAAATCATCGGCCAGTATCACGAAATGTATCCTGGTATTACATTTCAATTAGTGGAGGACGGTTCCAAAAAAATTGAAGAAGATGTCAACAACAATAACTTGGATGCCGGAGTGATCGTTCTCCCGACGAAGAACGACCTCTTTGACCATTTCGCGTTCATGGAGGAAGACTTGAAGCTCATCATCCATCCCTCCCACCCGTTGGCGGATCGGGAGGTAATCAACTTGGCTGAGTTGGAAAAAGAGTCGTTTATTTTATTCAATAAAGACTTTGCCTTGAATGACCGAATCGTGCATTCCTGCAACAGCGTGGGGTTTAATCCACACATCATATCCGAAAGTTCTCAAAGATCCTTTATCGAAGAAATGGTAGAGAGCAAGCTCGGCGTCTCTCTTTTGCCTGAAAGCGTCTGCCATAATCTCAATAAAAATGTCAAATCGGTTAAAATCGTCAACCCGTCAATCAGTTGGAATTTAGCAATCATTTGGGGCAAAAATCAGTACATGTCTTATGCCGCAAAAGAATGGCTGCAATTTACAAAAGAACAGCTGCTAATCGGGAATCAAGAAGAAGAAAATAATTAATTTTACAGAAAACGGTCCTGATTAAGGGCCGTTTTTTAATAGGAGTATATACGTCTTGCATACATGTAAGCATTTACATAGACGATGGCTATACAGAAGATGAAATATAACCATTTTACGAAATCATTCATCAGTCGTACACTTGTTGCAGGCAAAAAAAACCTTTTAACCCATTGGCTATAATCAAAATTCAGCCATGAAAGGATGCAATGATATGAACGATCTAATGAACGCAAAAAAAGCTAAAGAAAGTCGTATTGTGAATACTGCTCAAGTATTATCATGCGATTTAAATAATTATAATACATTGTTTGGCGGCGTCCTGATGAAAAAGCTCGATGATGCGGCAACATTATCAGCCCGCAGGCATTCAAGAGTGAAGGAGTGCGTGACGGCATCCACCGATTCCATCGACTTCCTCCACCCTATCCAACAATCGGATTCCGTCTGTGTGGAATCATTCGTCACTTATACTGGAAAAACATCTATGGAGATTTTCTGTAAAGTTATCGCTGAAGATATGCTGACTGGCATTCGCAGAATCGCAGCTACTGCTTTCCTGACGTTTGTAGCATTGGATGAAAACAAGCGGCCAGTGGAAGTACCAAACATCATTCCGGAAACTTCTGAAGAAAAATTCCTTTATGAAACAGGGAAAGAACGAGCAGAAATGCGAAAATTGCGTAGACAAAAAAGTAAAGAATTAGCGGAGTACATTTCAATCGAAAAACCTTGGGACAACTAAAAGGAGGACAAAAGAATGATTACCTTATCTAATATCACTGAACTAACAGAAACGAACGAAGCCATTAAAAAGGTCAAAAGAGACTACCCTTCCTTGTTCGAAAAACTGGCAGAAGTCGTGAATTTGACACGTGCTTTCCAATTTCAATTTCAGTACATGGGCAGCCTCATCATGAACGAAGACCCAGGCCAATCCGCTCCAAATTTCGTATATGGCTCAGTTCTGCGTCTATACAAAAAAGAAGTGCAAAAACTGAAAGATCATGAAGATGCACAAGCATTGCAGCAAATCTTTTCTGAATGCAAACACACAGGCTATGCCAAAATCAGCCTTTTAATCCTCGGGAAAAAACCTGAAACATTGGTTGGCGCTTCAAGTATTAAATAAAAGAAACATAGCTATTTCAATAAAAGTAAATAACACCAAAAAGATCTGAGCAATTATTACGCTCAGATCTTTTTTTGGGACATGGGGACAGGTTCATTGTCCCACTGAGCACTCGTATGATTTTCTCAAGTCCGGCAATAGTACTTTTTCTAGTTTTTATTTACAAACCAGAAGAATTAGTATATTATTTTCTTAATTGAGAACATAAAATATTATAATTAAGAACATTAATTTGAAAAGGGGGATATACATATATTGCATAAGCGTATTAGGATACTTTTCTTAATCCTTGGTCTTAGCAGTTTTTTTATTATTTCCACTTCAGCCTATGCCTCATCCAGTAATCATACGAGTTCATCAAATAGTTTTTTTCAAAGCTTCTCGCTCTCTACGATTTTTTCTTATTTCAATAGCGGTTCGAAAACGTCTGACAGTTACAATGGTGGATACGGCGATAGCCATGGTGGCAAAGGTGGATATGGCGATCATTATGATGATGGGAATTATAATAATAACAATAATCATGATGATGATTGGTGGAATTGCTGGTGGGATTGGTGGTGCGGCGGTAGCAGCGGCGGCGGTGGTCATGACGATGGCGGACACGGTGGCCACGGTGATGACGACGACTGGGGAAATGATGATGGATGCACTACTTCCTCTGACATTTGGAAAAAATGGTACGGACATTAAAAGAAAAAGCCAGCCTCTTCTATACACTGAGAGTCTGGTTTTTTTCATTTCAATTATGGGACGCGGGGACAGGTTCATTGTCCCAACTGCAGCCCTTGTATGACGCTCCAGGAATCTGGCTGGCGCATAAGATAGTGATTCCCGCGCATAGGATCCATTTCCGGTTCATAGCAGGAGGGGTTTGGCGCATAAGCCAAGAAAATTCGCGCATAGACAGCATGTTTTCGCGCATAGCCGGGGCTGAGCGAGTCATTTCGTGCAAGAATCACTGTCTAAATGACCTTCCAATTTATCTGGAGGGTTATTTTTCTTTATTTCGAATACTATTTGACTCTTCTGCCTCCTCAAATACACAATTTTCTTCACAAATCAGCCTCCACCGCCCATCCCCCGTATAAAACTCACTTGAAAATAGTTAATTCACCTTCACAGCTCACGTTTTAGCCCTATTGAATGTGTGCTTGATACTTCAACAGCAAAAAGGGACCTGCCACATTGACAGGTCCCTTAGATACTCTATTATTCTACGACTCTTCTTACTACTCCACTGAATGTTGCTTTCCAATATGGATTGTTCATGGAGTCGATAGATACGCCATCTGAACTGTTGTCGTCGAGGAATTGACCGTTTCCTAGATAGATGCCGACATGTCCATTCGTTTTGTATGTGTCGAAGAAGACCAGGTCTCCTCTTTTCATATTTGATGCACTGACCGGTTTTCCTAGTCCCACGAGTGTATTGGTGGAAGTGGAAGTAATTCCGCCTAGATCTACTCCGGCTTCAGAATATGCCCAGCGAACGAATGATGAGCAGTCAAATGAGCGGTTGGCAATATCCGTGCTGTTTCGGCCGCCGCCCCAGTTGTAAGGGGAACGTCCAACAATTGATGAACCTGCACTGATTGCAGACTCGATGGCACCTGCGCCTTTCTTGATGGTGTTGCTGGCTGGAATCGGAGCCGTATAATGGGTAATGCTTTCACCAGCTGATTGAGAGCTTGAACTTGTTGAATGGGAGCTCGCACTTGATGAATGAGAGCTCGCGTTTGATGAATGTGAGCTTACGCTTGATGCATGGGCTGATTTTGCTGCTTTAGCCGCTCTTTCTGCTCTTGCTTTTTCTTCAGCTGCTTTAGCTGCCCTTGCTGCTTCTGCTCGTTTTCTTGCTAATTCCGCTTGTCTTTGTTCTTCTGCTAGGATGGCTTTTTCCTGGCTGGAAAGATTAGCGGACTGATTCTGCAAATCAGTTAAATCCAAATTTGTTTGGATCTGCTCTTCTTTGATTTTTTTCATGATTGCTTCTTTTTCAGCTATTTGGTATTTCAATTGAATTTTCATATCTTCAATTTTTTTCTTATCGTCCTGCAATTGATTCATTTTATCCTGAACGCTTTGTTCAGACTCTTCCAATTGGGCTTTGTCCTTCTTTTGTTCCTCAAGCAAATTGTGGTCTGCTTTGACAACTGTTGATACAGCCACCGCGCGATCGATGAAATCACCGAAGCTTTCGGCTCCCATCAGAACATCCAAGTAGCCAGCTGAGCTGCCATTTACTTGCATGGCGCGCGCTCTATTCTTCAAAATCTCGTCGCGCTGTGCGATTCGTTTTTTTGTATCGGAGATTTTCTGTTTTAAATCATCCATCTCTTTTTGAGTATCTGCGATATCCTTAGTCGTTTCGGCCATTTTATCATTTGTATCTTTTACTTTAGCTGTGATGGAGTCCATGGCTTCCAGCAAGCTTGCTGCGTCAGCCTGAAGTTCAGAAAGCTCCGCATTTTTATCATTCATTTCCGATTGAACCTGTGCTTGCTGATTATGTATTTCTTGTTTTTTACTATGTAAATCCTCTGCAAATGCCTGGTTATTATATGTAAATAGTAAACTGCTGATTCCAATGACTGATAACGTGTTGAAAGCAAGTTTCTTCATTTGTTTATTCATCATTTTCCCCTTATAGTCTATTTATTTCGCTCTATGTAAAAACGATTTCATTTTGTAATAATTGTAACTTCTTGTCCAACCCGATTATAACATCCACCATTCGACAGTAAACGTTAAAAAACATTACAGTTATGTTTCAGTAATATGACAGACAAATTCAAAAAGTGATTAATTGCAAACAAAAAAAGAGACATTTGACGAAATGCTCCCTTGTGATTGGTTTATTAGATTAGTATGAACTCAAATTTCTCTCTTTTGCATATTGAGCCACTCCGATAATGAAACGGCCACTTTTTCATAATCCGGTCTCCGTTCAAGCGGCAGCTGGCAGATGAATTCAAGTCTGTTGCCATCCAGATCGTTGAAAAAAACGGATGCCGAAGCAAGCCAAGGATAGACAACCGGTTCATCAAGCGGAAGCCCCTCCCAGCCGCAGACGACTTCAATTCCCTTCTTATCGAGAAATGGGATCATTTCATGTAGATCTTCATAGGAAACCCGGAAAGCAAAGTGGCGGATATCAATCTCTTTGCGCTCCACAATCGAAATCATAGATTCTTCTTTTTCACCGAAAAGATAAAAGGCTCTTCTCCTTCCTTCTTCATACCTTCCTAACTTCAGCTCCAGCTTTTCTTCATAAAATTTCACTGATTCCTCTAAATTTGTGACTTCCAAGTGCGTCTCATATAACCCTTGAATGATTCCCATCTTCTAGTCTCCTTATTTCGTATTCTACTCATTAGTTTAGGAGAAATTTGAGCAAGATCATATAGCATATTGTTGTATCTTTATTGAGACTTTGGATGGAGATGAGTGATGGCTGCGGGCATGGGAGTGTTATTTTAGCGATGCAATTTAGTGGCTAGGCCCGCCTCGCCCCGCTCGCGCATAGGGAACTGTTTCCAGCGCATAGCAGTAAGATTTTGGCGCATAAACCGCGAAAAGTCTTTCATAGACCCGCACTTTTCGCGCATAGCCGGGATTAAGAAGATCATTTCATGCTTGAACCACTTAAAAAGCCCTTCCAAAC
This Falsibacillus pallidus DNA region includes the following protein-coding sequences:
- the cidR gene encoding cidABC operon transcriptional activator CidR; this translates as MDIKHLQYFIEVANFNSFSRAAENLFITQPTISKMIKNLETELGIELFERSRKQLTLTDAGKIILEQAKLIDTAFKNLETELDNLTGLKKGHIRIGLPPIFNAHFFLKIIGQYHEMYPGITFQLVEDGSKKIEEDVNNNNLDAGVIVLPTKNDLFDHFAFMEEDLKLIIHPSHPLADREVINLAELEKESFILFNKDFALNDRIVHSCNSVGFNPHIISESSQRSFIEEMVESKLGVSLLPESVCHNLNKNVKSVKIVNPSISWNLAIIWGKNQYMSYAAKEWLQFTKEQLLIGNQEEENN
- a CDS encoding acyl-CoA thioesterase, whose product is MNAKKAKESRIVNTAQVLSCDLNNYNTLFGGVLMKKLDDAATLSARRHSRVKECVTASTDSIDFLHPIQQSDSVCVESFVTYTGKTSMEIFCKVIAEDMLTGIRRIAATAFLTFVALDENKRPVEVPNIIPETSEEKFLYETGKERAEMRKLRRQKSKELAEYISIEKPWDN
- a CDS encoding C40 family peptidase — translated: MNKQMKKLAFNTLSVIGISSLLFTYNNQAFAEDLHSKKQEIHNQQAQVQSEMNDKNAELSELQADAASLLEAMDSITAKVKDTNDKMAETTKDIADTQKEMDDLKQKISDTKKRIAQRDEILKNRARAMQVNGSSAGYLDVLMGAESFGDFIDRAVAVSTVVKADHNLLEEQKKDKAQLEESEQSVQDKMNQLQDDKKKIEDMKIQLKYQIAEKEAIMKKIKEEQIQTNLDLTDLQNQSANLSSQEKAILAEEQRQAELARKRAEAARAAKAAEEKARAERAAKAAKSAHASSVSSHSSNASSHSSSASSHSTSSSSQSAGESITHYTAPIPASNTIKKGAGAIESAISAGSSIVGRSPYNWGGGRNSTDIANRSFDCSSFVRWAYSEAGVDLGGITSTSTNTLVGLGKPVSASNMKRGDLVFFDTYKTNGHVGIYLGNGQFLDDNSSDGVSIDSMNNPYWKATFSGVVRRVVE
- a CDS encoding VOC family protein codes for the protein MGIIQGLYETHLEVTNLEESVKFYEEKLELKLGRYEEGRRRAFYLFGEKEESMISIVERKEIDIRHFAFRVSYEDLHEMIPFLDKKGIEVVCGWEGLPLDEPVVYPWLASASVFFNDLDGNRLEFICQLPLERRPDYEKVAVSLSEWLNMQKREI